The Verrucomicrobiia bacterium DNA window ATCCCCCCGGCACGCCCGGCTTCGGCTCCCGCGTCAAGCCGTTGATTACCGGGCAGAAAGTGGGGGTTCTGAATCTGGAAGGGCGGGTCTATATGCGGGATTTGGAAGACCCCTTCCGCTACGCCGAGCGGGAGATTGCCGAGATGAAAAAGGAGACGCCGATTATTTTTGTGGATTTCCACGCCGAGGCGACCTCCGAAAAGCAGGCGATGGGGTGGCATCTGGATGGCAAGGTCTCCGCCGTGGTCGGCACGCACACCCACGTGCAGAGCGCGGACGAGCAGATTCTGCCGGGGGGGACGGCCTTCATCACCGACGTCGGGATGACCGGGCCGCACAAAGGGGTCATCGGCATCAACGCGCAGGACGCCCTGGCGCGGTTTTTGACCCAGCTGCCGCACCGCTTCACCGTCGCCACGGAGGATATCAAGCTCTGCGCCGTGGTGGTTTCGGTCGATGAACAGAGCGGCAGGGCGACCAAAATCGAGCGGCTGAAAATCGACTTCAAACCGGAAGGGCAGACGTTCGACGACGGGGAATAGGAGTTCCCGGATATGGCCATTTTATTAGACGGCAAGGCGTTAGCGTTCGAAATTAAAACGGAGCTTAAAGCCCGCGTCGAAAAACTTAAAGCCGCGGGGCGGAAAGTCGGGCTGGCCGCCGTTTTGGTCGGCGACAACCCGGCCTCCGAGGTGTACGTCCGCAACAAATCGAAATTCTCCGAAGAAATCGGGGTATATTCCGAAATCGTCCGGCCACCGGGGAACATCACCACCATCGGTTTGATTACCGTGATTCTGGCCTTGAACGACCGGCCGGATATCACCGGCATCATCGTGCAGTCCCCCCTGCCGAAAAAAATCAGCGAGCGGGAGGCCTCCGAGGCGATTCTGCCGGGGAAGGATGTGGACGGGTTTCATCCCCAAAACATGGGGCGGCTAATTTTGGGGCGGCCTAATTATGTCCCCTGCACGCCGGCCGCCATTTTGGAAATTCTCGCCCGCTACGGGCATTCCCCGGCGGGAAAGCACTGCGTCATCGTGGGACGCGGCAATATCGTGGGCAAACCGTTGGCGATTATGCTGGCGGAAAAGACCATGGGGAACGCCACGGTGACGGTCTGCCATTCCGCCACCCGTAATCTGGCGGAGCATACCCGGCGGGCGGATATTCTCATCGCCGCCGTGGGGGTGCCGGAGCTCATCAAGGGGGACATGGTGCGGGAGGGGGCGGTGGTCATCGACGTCGGCATCAACCGCGTCGAGGACAAAGCGAGTCCCAAGGGGTACCGTCTGGTCGGGGACGTCGATTTCGAATCCGTTTCCAAAAAAGCGGAAGCGATCACCCCCGTTCCGGGGGGCGTCGGGCCAATGACCGTGGCGATGCTCCTCTCCAATACCGTCAAAGCGGCGGAAAAATCAAGAAAATAGAAATTCGCATGGTTTTTTCCTGAAATGGAAATTACCGCCTGGCATGTTTTTTGGGCTGCGCTTTTGACCGATTTGGCGACCGGGTTGGGAGCCTTGCCGTTTGCTTTCAAGCGCACGATGTCCTCCCGCTGGGAGGGTGTCGCCGGGGCGGTGGCGGGGGGGATGATGATTTCGGCGGCGGTTTTTTCGCTGGCTGACAAGGCCTTGCACCGCGGAAACGTCTGGGGGGTCGTTGCGGGGATGCTGGCGGGGGCTTTGTTTTTCGTCTGGAGCGCGCGGATGGCGGAGAAAAACCGCTGGCAGATTGCCAATTTGAGCGAGGCGGATTCGCGGCAGGCGGTCTTGATGCTGGCGGTGCTTTTCGTCCACAGCATCCCGGAGGGGATCGCCATCGGCGTGGGATATGCCACGGGGGAGATTGAGTTCGGGCTGCTTTTGGCCATTGCCATCGCCATCCACAACATTCCGGAGGGAATTGCCGTTTCGCTCCCGTTGCGGGCCAAGGGGGTCTCCGTTTCCGCCTGCGCGGGGTATGCCATTTTGACGAGCGTGCCGCAGCCGGTTTTTGCCGTTCCCGCCTTTCTTTTGGTTTCCTTTTTTCAGCCGCTTCTTCCGGCAGGGTTGGGTTTTGCCGGGGGGGCGATGATTTATCTGGTGGTGGCGGAGATGATTCCGGACAGTTTATCCCGCTGTTCCAAGGGGGATACGGCGTGGGGGGTTTTGATTGGGCTCTTGGTGATGCTGCTTTTGACTTCCGGTTTGGGATTGAGTTGAGGGGGCTGCAAAATCGCAACCAAATCGGAGT harbors:
- a CDS encoding TIGR00282 family metallophosphoesterase, translating into MFAFSAKTLFFPNRPERPWKGIDLNILFVGDIMGKPGRWALSQLLPGLKKKYAIDFTIVNVENAAGGYGCTPQIAQKIKSYGADLQTSGNHIWDRKEIFPYLETDPNFLRPANHPPGTPGFGSRVKPLITGQKVGVLNLEGRVYMRDLEDPFRYAEREIAEMKKETPIIFVDFHAEATSEKQAMGWHLDGKVSAVVGTHTHVQSADEQILPGGTAFITDVGMTGPHKGVIGINAQDALARFLTQLPHRFTVATEDIKLCAVVVSVDEQSGRATKIERLKIDFKPEGQTFDDGE
- a CDS encoding bifunctional 5,10-methylenetetrahydrofolate dehydrogenase/5,10-methenyltetrahydrofolate cyclohydrolase, coding for MAILLDGKALAFEIKTELKARVEKLKAAGRKVGLAAVLVGDNPASEVYVRNKSKFSEEIGVYSEIVRPPGNITTIGLITVILALNDRPDITGIIVQSPLPKKISEREASEAILPGKDVDGFHPQNMGRLILGRPNYVPCTPAAILEILARYGHSPAGKHCVIVGRGNIVGKPLAIMLAEKTMGNATVTVCHSATRNLAEHTRRADILIAAVGVPELIKGDMVREGAVVIDVGINRVEDKASPKGYRLVGDVDFESVSKKAEAITPVPGGVGPMTVAMLLSNTVKAAEKSRK
- a CDS encoding ZIP family metal transporter, whose translation is MEITAWHVFWAALLTDLATGLGALPFAFKRTMSSRWEGVAGAVAGGMMISAAVFSLADKALHRGNVWGVVAGMLAGALFFVWSARMAEKNRWQIANLSEADSRQAVLMLAVLFVHSIPEGIAIGVGYATGEIEFGLLLAIAIAIHNIPEGIAVSLPLRAKGVSVSACAGYAILTSVPQPVFAVPAFLLVSFFQPLLPAGLGFAGGAMIYLVVAEMIPDSLSRCSKGDTAWGVLIGLLVMLLLTSGLGLS